AGCAGGAAGTTGGCGGACAGACGTGTTGGTGGTGGGGGAATGGTTTGGACAGGTAGCAGGAAGTTGGTGGACAGACGTGTTGGTGGTGGGGGAGTGGTTTGGACAGGTAGCAGGAAGTTGGTGGACAGACGTGTTGGTGGTGGGGGAATGGTTTGGACAGGTAGCAGGACGTTCGTGGACAGACGTGTTGGTGGTGGGGGAGTGGTTTGGACAGGTAGCAGGAAGTTGGTGGACAGACGTGTTGGTGGTGGGGGAATGGTTTGGACAGGTAGCAGGAAGTTGGTGGACAGATGTGTTGGTGGTGGGGGAATGGTTTGGACAGGTAGCAGGAAGTTGGCGGACAGACGTGTTGGTGGTGGGGGAATGGTTTGGACAGGTAGCAGGAAGTTGGTGGACAGACGTGTTGGTGGTGGGGGAATGGTTTGGACAGGTAGCAGAAAGTTGGCGGACAGACGTGTTGGTGGTGGGGGAATGGTTTGCACCGGTTGCAGGAAGTTGGTGGACAGACGTGTTGGTGGTGGGGGAGTGGTTTGGACAGGTAGCAGGAAGTTGGTGGACAGACGTGTTGGTGGTGGGGGAATGGTTTGGACAGGTAGCAGGAAATTGGTGGACAGACGTGTTGGTGGTGGGGCAGTGGTTTGGACAGGTAGCAGGAAGTTGGCGGACAGACGTGTTGGTGGTGGGGGAATGGTTTGGACAGGTTGCAGGAAGTTGGTGGACAGACGTGTTGGTGGTGGGGCAGTGGTTTGGACAGGTAGCAGGAAGTTGGCGGACAGACGTGTTGGTGGTGGGGGAATGGTTTGGACAGGTAGCAGGAAGTTGGCGGACAGACGTGTTGGTGGTGGGGGAGTGGTTTGGACAGGTAGCATGAAGTTGGCGGACAGACGTGTTGGTGGTATTTCCTTTGTTCATACTCATACTCTGTTTTCAGTTTGTGCTGGAGAATAGCAGCCGGGAAGATAAACTCGCCTGTCCGTTTGCTCGAAGCAGCATTCACCTGACCTTGATCTTGTGTGATATTCTGAGAATTGGCGAGCCTGGTACAGTTACACATATTTTATATCTGTGATAATATCTCATTGTGCGCATGCATCACTTCACACTGCACAGTCCACGCGGCCGTTGCGGATGGTATGGGGGGCTAAGTGGCTGTTTGCTGAAGATGGTACGGAGGCCTCGGTGGCTGTTTGCTACAAACAGTACGGGGGCCTCGATGCCCGCTACGGTAACGATAACGCATTTTAAATGAGGGCAACTCTGCAGGTGAAACATTACAATCTTTTGGCGTCACCTCCCTCATGTGCAGATCTTCTGTGTATTTCAGCCTCCGAAACAGGGCAAAACTTCCTGGGATTATTTTATTCCCAAGATCATTGCGTGCAGGAGCTCTTCTGCGTCTGCATCCAGCTGCTCAACAAGACCTGGAAAGAAATGAGAGCCACTCAGGAAGACTTTGACAAGGTGGGAGTCTCAGTGTGCCGAGTATGAGACATGGCCGAAGTGAGTGCATCCCTTCAGAATAATCCACCCTGACAGCGGAGAGCCACCAAGCCGAAAGGTTCATGTTGTGCTTGGCACAGGAGTTATTATTCACTGCATGAAAAGCATTGTGATATACAGTGTGTAACGGCAGGCATAGAAGTtggactggccctgtataatgtatcatTCAACAACAGAAGagactgaagaaatctcactgatttaactatacattacacagggccggccaagCTGGTCCCATAGCAGAAGCTCTTCGACGTTAAgccttcctttagtgaatacacccctccGTGGTACCATCTTAGTTTGCAGGCCATGAGGGCGATGAAATCTGTGGATGGCAGCACATGCAGTTAATGGGGCAGTGGACCGTGCCACGCACTCATCGACAATTCATTCTATAATAACCGATTCCTGGCAATGGCAAATTCAGCTGTGGGGTTTCTCAGCCTGCATAGAAACTTGGCATGCTTGTATGTTGCTTGTATGTTGCTTGTATGTTGCTTGTATGTTTTGGCTCGTGTTTCGTGCATCGCGTGGCTAATGCTTGGGTTCATCGCAGGTAATGAACGTGGTGAGGGAGCAGATATCGCGTGCTCTTACCTTTGCACATACATCGCTGGAATTTTTTCGGACCAAAATATTCTCCATGAATTATAGTGAAATTCTGAAAGTGCGCCAGGCGGAGAGGCAGATCCAAGAGGAGGTCCTTTCCCCGCCAGTGATGTGAGTGGGAGAAAGCAATTCTGAGCCCATGATTCCCATTGCTTATGTCATGGCgtgtacgtatgtgtgtgtgtatatatatatatatatatatatatacacgcacacatatattcacacgcacacatatattcaCACGCGCACGCACACATAAAGGCTCCTGTAGCTGCTCACCTGCACGCTCTCTGTGTTCTTTAGGGAGCTGCGGAAACAGTTACAGGTGGAGCTGCTCGACCTCATCAAACAGCAGAGACTGCACTACCTGTGCGAGGGAACCACGTTCCGCAAGATCAGCAGCCGCCGGAGACAGGGTCAGCAGCCGTTCCGTGTACCGGCAGCTTCCCGGGCTTAGCCCAGCTGCTCACACTCATTGTCACCAAACTGTCTCTCTTTCCTTCTGCAGACAAGCTGTGGTTCTGCCGTCTCTCACCCAATCACAAGGTTCTTCATTACGGAGACCTGGACGGTAACACGGAAAACCCACCAATCGAGCTTCTGCAAGGCAAAAGTGGGTCCACGTGGGAATGGGAGCGGTGGCACACTAGCCATATACACGGTCCACGTGGGAATGGGAGCAGTGGCACACTAGCCATATACATAGTCCACGTGGAAATGGGAGCGGTGGCACACTATCCATATACACGGCCACGTGGGAATGGGAGCGGTGGCACACTAGCCATATACACGGTCCATGTGGGAATGGGAGCGGTGGCACACTAGCCATACACACGGTCCACGTGGGAATGGGAGTGGTGGCACACTAGCCATATACACGGTCCACGTGGAAATGGGAGCGGTGGCACACTAGCCATATACATAGTCCACGTGGGAATGGGAGCGGTGGCACACTAGCCATATACATAGTCCACGTGGGAATGGGAGTGGTGGCACACTAGCCATATACATAGTCCACGTGGGAATGGGAGTGGTGGCACACTAGCCATATACACGGTCCATGTGGAAATGGGAGCGGTGGCACACTAGCCATATACATAGTCCACGTGGGAATGGGAGCGGTGGCACACCAGCCATACACACGGTCCACGCGGGAATGGGAGCGGTGGAGAAAGATGAATGATGTCTCTCGTGATTTCTTCGCAGTCCCCGTCGCTGACATTAAGTGTGTTCTCACGGGGAAGGACTGTCCacatatgaaagaaaaaagctcCGGGAAACAGAACAAGGTAGGATTTGGGAGAATAAGCGTTGTGTGTTTGTGGGGAGGctgttgctatagtgataagagcACCAGGGCCCCTCTAAGAGGCGCATTCACTCTTTATTCGCAGGACATCATAGAGCAGGCCTTTTCTATCTGCTTTGACGGGGACAGCTGTCTGGACTTCATCGCACCTTCAAACATAGCGGTAAGAAACCAGCCGAGGGGGGCCTGTCCACGAGAACAGGCCGGAGCCACAAGTC
The nucleotide sequence above comes from Spea bombifrons isolate aSpeBom1 chromosome 10, aSpeBom1.2.pri, whole genome shotgun sequence. Encoded proteins:
- the ELMO3 gene encoding engulfment and cell motility protein 3 isoform X2, yielding MVYFSTRWPSAYSRFVLENSSREDKLACPFARSSIHLTLILCDILRIGEPASETGQNFLGLFYSQDHCVQELFCVCIQLLNKTWKEMRATQEDFDKVMNVVREQISRALTFAHTSLEFFRTKIFSMNYSEILKVRQAERQIQEEVLSPPVMELRKQLQVELLDLIKQQRLHYLCEGTTFRKISSRRRQDKLWFCRLSPNHKVLHYGDLDGNTENPPIELLQGKIPVADIKCVLTGKDCPHMKEKSSGKQNKDIIEQAFSICFDGDSCLDFIAPSNIAFSLWIDGLNALLGREMTSNRKHSDLDILLNTELKLRLLDLENVPIPENPPPIPPRPLNYDYCYRFTSAEA
- the ELMO3 gene encoding engulfment and cell motility protein 3 isoform X3, with protein sequence MNVVREQISRALTFAHTSLEFFRTKIFSMNYSEILKVRQAERQIQEEVLSPPVMELRKQLQVELLDLIKQQRLHYLCEGTTFRKISSRRRQDKLWFCRLSPNHKVLHYGDLDGNTENPPIELLQGKIPVADIKCVLTGKDCPHMKEKSSGKQNKDIIEQAFSICFDGDSCLDFIAPSNIAFSLWIDGLNALLGREMTSNRKHSDLDILLNTELKLRLLDLENVPIPENPPPIPPRPLNYDYCYRFTSAEA